A window of the Radiobacillus deserti genome harbors these coding sequences:
- a CDS encoding TVP38/TMEM64 family protein, which translates to MYLFDIDMQEIKEMVENDRLDDLIKQLLNSYESLGPIPGIVLPFLEAFLPFLPLVVFVLANSAAYGLLEGFLFSWIGASVGAVCVFLIVRRLGQKRFFVWLRNHKQVKKVTSWLERHGFGPLFLLMCFPFSPSSIINVVAGLTKISIQQFVLAVLLGKTVMIFTIAYVGDSIVSFAQKPVKTIVVGVCIVLFWLFGKFLEKKLQKRAEQREKDETTQVTKMK; encoded by the coding sequence ATGTATTTATTCGACATAGATATGCAAGAAATTAAAGAAATGGTGGAAAACGATCGATTAGACGATTTGATTAAGCAACTATTAAATAGCTATGAAAGCTTGGGACCTATACCAGGTATTGTTCTTCCATTTTTAGAGGCATTTCTGCCTTTCCTTCCACTTGTTGTTTTTGTATTAGCCAATTCAGCAGCATATGGATTATTAGAAGGGTTTCTATTTTCCTGGATTGGAGCAAGTGTTGGAGCGGTATGTGTATTTCTCATTGTTCGAAGGCTAGGTCAAAAACGGTTTTTCGTTTGGTTAAGAAATCATAAGCAGGTTAAGAAAGTGACGAGCTGGTTGGAACGTCATGGGTTTGGACCTCTATTTTTATTGATGTGTTTTCCGTTTTCACCATCGTCCATTATTAATGTTGTAGCGGGATTAACAAAGATAAGCATTCAACAGTTTGTGTTGGCGGTTCTATTAGGAAAAACCGTCATGATTTTTACCATTGCTTATGTCGGGGATAGTATTGTATCCTTTGCTCAAAAACCTGTAAAAACAATCGTGGTCGGGGTTTGTATCGTCTTGTTCTGGTTGTTTGGGAAATTTCTAGAGAAAAAGCTTCAAAAGCGTGCAGAGCAAAGGGAAAAGGACGAAACGACACAAGTAACAAAAATGAAATGA
- the lepB gene encoding signal peptidase I translates to MNKRRLWKIARTVLVGVVLAAVLRSFLFASYVVDGKSMEPTLYDGNLLMVNKVVYDWKDIDRFDVIIFHANKEEDYVKRVIGLPGDQIEYKHDQLYVNGEKIEEHYLDSFKKEANGILTEDFTLEGITGKQEVPEGHLFVMGDNRRKSLDSRSFGFVSKDTVVGKVDIRYWPVSQVGFSFKY, encoded by the coding sequence ATGAATAAAAGAAGACTATGGAAAATAGCTCGGACGGTACTAGTTGGTGTTGTATTGGCAGCGGTTTTACGTTCTTTTTTATTTGCAAGCTATGTTGTAGACGGAAAATCCATGGAACCGACGTTGTATGATGGAAATTTATTAATGGTGAATAAGGTCGTCTATGATTGGAAGGACATTGATCGCTTTGATGTCATTATCTTCCATGCGAATAAAGAAGAGGATTATGTAAAACGAGTCATTGGTTTACCTGGTGACCAGATTGAATATAAACACGATCAATTGTATGTAAATGGAGAAAAAATTGAAGAGCACTACTTAGATTCCTTTAAAAAAGAAGCAAATGGAATATTGACAGAAGACTTCACATTAGAAGGAATAACAGGAAAGCAAGAAGTTCCAGAAGGTCACTTGTTCGTTATGGGAGATAACCGAAGAAAGAGCTTAGATAGTCGCTCCTTCGGATTTGTATCAAAGGACACAGTCGTTGGAAAGGTAGACATACGCTACTGGCCGGTGTCTCAAGTAGGTTTTAGCTTCAAATATTAA
- the addB gene encoding helicase-exonuclease AddAB subunit AddB: protein MGIRFMIGKAGAGKSSEVLREIEEKLKQNPQGAPILYIVPDQMTFQQEYALLKKEGLTGSIRAQVFSFSRLAWRVLQETGGGTRKHISSTGLQMLLRKITEERTSDWSMFQKAIEKQGFIQQLETMLAEFKRYRITPDLLRQQMATMDQYKHPYPGELALRNKLDDLTYIFDHMTEALAGHYMDSEDQLQLLAEKIGEADFLVGSEIYLDGFHRFTPQELLVVEALLKRAEQVTVTLTMDHPAQTEPVSELDLFCQTKETYQTVASLARELGMEVESPILLEPIDGRFQDRPYFAHLEKYFDVRPAPAYQEAAPIQIFQAVHPRAEVEGVAQEILRLVRENGYRYKDMAVFIRQTEVYHDLIDTVFEDYGIPVFIDEKRTMLNHPLIELIRSGLDVVEGNWRYDAVFRLLKTGFIPITDTEYPLTPDAIDELENYVLEYGIRGRSRWLEDKPWIFQRFRGFDQASQTDKERQMQEKINHYRDQVKTALKDFDTNLRSAKTVVERAEAIYTWLEEMEVPQQLETIRNQYDEEGENESGREQEQVWDGVIQLLDEMVDIIGEQSLSLSVFRTVLETGLESLKFSHVPPSMDHVVIGSIDRSRMMGVKCAFLLGVNEGVWPMKPPSDGMITEEERELLAEHGMKLADGTKRQLLDDWFYVYLAFTAARDRLWVSYPLSDEEGKSKVPSQLIRRIEALFPNVQHALLQDADEEKDAKRFITTPIKTRAALTAQLAKSLRGYPVDQLWYHVLNWYVEREDKASTTYTILQSLYYQNVPMNLSKKTTEQLYPKKVLASVSRLEMFYRCSYQHFAQYSLGLQERKTYKLDAPDIGQLFHEALKQITEWIQQEGKEFADMRKEDAARYAGKAIQHLGPILQHQILHSSNRYQYIQQKLQEVIARAAFVLGEQARQSKFSPVGLELGFGPNQQLPPITLDLPNGYEIQLRGRIDRVDKGVLEDQLFLRIIDYKSSAKGLNLTEVYYGLALQMLAYLDVVLEHSETWLGVKASPAGVLYFHVHNPMISDNKKPSDLDIEEALFKKFKMQGLLLEDKQIAQMMDIHMDGGISKIVPAGLKKTGEFRKGSHTAEKETFQQLQGHIRALMTDAGLSMTNGTVDLNPFQQKQQTACTYCSFRSVCQFDPTLKENNYRRLQDMKDEDVLEAIRRKDDQ, encoded by the coding sequence TTGGGAATCCGATTTATGATAGGAAAAGCAGGAGCGGGGAAGAGTAGCGAAGTTCTCCGTGAAATAGAAGAAAAATTAAAACAGAACCCACAAGGGGCTCCAATTCTATATATTGTGCCTGACCAAATGACCTTTCAGCAAGAGTATGCCCTACTCAAAAAAGAAGGATTAACCGGTAGTATTCGTGCACAAGTATTTAGCTTCTCGAGATTAGCATGGAGAGTCCTTCAAGAAACAGGTGGGGGGACGAGGAAGCATATTAGTTCGACAGGGCTTCAAATGCTCCTAAGAAAAATTACAGAAGAACGAACGAGCGACTGGAGCATGTTTCAAAAAGCGATTGAAAAACAAGGCTTTATTCAGCAGTTGGAAACGATGCTTGCGGAATTTAAACGATATCGAATTACGCCAGATCTTCTTCGACAGCAAATGGCAACGATGGACCAGTACAAGCACCCGTATCCAGGTGAATTGGCGTTGCGAAATAAGTTAGATGATTTAACGTATATTTTTGATCATATGACGGAAGCCCTTGCAGGTCACTACATGGATAGTGAAGACCAGCTCCAGCTGTTAGCAGAGAAAATAGGCGAGGCAGATTTTTTAGTAGGTTCCGAGATTTACTTAGATGGGTTTCACCGTTTTACCCCACAGGAATTGCTTGTTGTGGAGGCATTATTAAAGCGGGCTGAACAGGTCACGGTCACGCTAACGATGGACCATCCAGCACAGACAGAACCCGTTTCAGAGTTAGATTTATTCTGCCAAACGAAGGAAACCTATCAAACGGTAGCATCACTTGCTAGGGAGCTTGGCATGGAAGTAGAATCTCCTATTCTATTAGAACCGATAGATGGTAGGTTTCAAGATAGGCCATATTTTGCCCACCTAGAAAAATATTTTGATGTACGTCCAGCACCAGCGTATCAAGAAGCGGCACCTATTCAAATTTTTCAAGCTGTTCATCCACGTGCAGAAGTAGAAGGAGTAGCACAGGAAATTCTTCGCTTAGTCCGAGAGAATGGATATCGCTATAAAGACATGGCTGTTTTTATCCGTCAAACCGAGGTGTACCATGATTTAATTGATACCGTGTTTGAGGATTATGGTATTCCAGTTTTTATTGATGAAAAACGTACGATGCTGAACCATCCGTTAATAGAACTTATTCGGTCTGGATTAGATGTAGTGGAAGGAAACTGGCGATACGATGCCGTATTTCGTTTGTTAAAAACAGGCTTTATTCCAATAACAGATACAGAATACCCTCTGACACCAGATGCGATTGATGAACTAGAGAATTATGTGCTTGAGTACGGAATTCGGGGAAGAAGTCGTTGGTTAGAGGACAAGCCGTGGATTTTCCAACGCTTTAGAGGTTTTGACCAAGCGTCCCAAACAGATAAAGAACGACAAATGCAAGAGAAAATCAATCATTATAGAGATCAAGTGAAAACGGCCTTAAAAGACTTTGACACGAACCTCCGCAGTGCTAAAACCGTAGTGGAACGAGCAGAAGCCATATATACGTGGTTAGAAGAGATGGAGGTTCCACAACAGCTAGAAACCATTCGCAATCAGTATGACGAAGAAGGCGAGAATGAATCTGGCCGTGAACAAGAGCAAGTGTGGGACGGAGTTATCCAACTGCTAGATGAGATGGTCGACATCATTGGGGAGCAATCGCTGTCACTATCCGTTTTCCGAACGGTGTTAGAAACAGGCTTAGAATCCCTTAAATTCTCGCATGTACCACCGAGTATGGACCATGTCGTCATCGGATCTATTGACCGTTCCCGGATGATGGGGGTTAAGTGTGCATTCTTATTAGGAGTGAACGAAGGCGTATGGCCAATGAAGCCGCCAAGCGATGGCATGATTACGGAGGAAGAGCGTGAACTGTTAGCAGAGCATGGAATGAAGCTAGCAGATGGTACAAAACGCCAATTGTTAGATGATTGGTTTTACGTATATCTTGCTTTCACTGCAGCACGAGATCGTCTTTGGGTTAGTTATCCATTAAGTGATGAAGAAGGGAAATCGAAGGTACCTTCTCAATTAATCCGACGGATAGAAGCCCTATTTCCGAATGTACAACATGCTTTATTACAAGATGCAGACGAAGAAAAGGATGCCAAGCGTTTTATTACAACACCGATTAAAACAAGAGCTGCGCTTACCGCACAGTTAGCAAAAAGCTTAAGAGGGTATCCAGTAGATCAGCTTTGGTATCATGTATTGAATTGGTACGTGGAACGAGAAGACAAAGCAAGTACGACGTACACCATCTTGCAAAGTCTTTATTATCAAAACGTGCCGATGAACTTATCTAAAAAAACAACAGAGCAGCTTTATCCTAAGAAGGTGCTTGCGAGTGTTTCTCGTTTAGAAATGTTTTATCGATGCTCCTATCAGCATTTTGCTCAATATAGTTTAGGGTTGCAGGAACGAAAAACGTATAAGCTAGATGCTCCGGATATAGGTCAGCTTTTCCACGAAGCATTAAAGCAAATTACAGAATGGATTCAGCAAGAGGGGAAAGAGTTTGCGGATATGCGGAAAGAGGATGCGGCACGATATGCGGGAAAAGCAATCCAGCATTTAGGCCCGATTCTGCAGCACCAAATATTACACAGCTCAAATCGTTACCAATATATTCAACAAAAGCTACAGGAAGTCATTGCACGTGCTGCTTTTGTACTAGGAGAGCAAGCTCGTCAAAGCAAGTTTTCACCTGTAGGTTTAGAGCTTGGATTTGGTCCGAATCAACAGCTTCCACCAATCACATTGGACCTTCCGAATGGCTATGAAATCCAATTACGGGGCCGAATTGACAGGGTAGACAAAGGTGTATTGGAGGATCAATTATTCTTACGAATTATTGATTATAAATCTAGTGCGAAAGGCTTGAATTTAACGGAAGTGTATTATGGATTAGCACTTCAAATGCTGGCGTATTTAGATGTTGTGCTCGAGCATTCTGAAACATGGCTTGGTGTTAAAGCTTCTCCGGCCGGAGTATTGTACTTCCATGTGCATAATCCGATGATTTCAGATAATAAAAAGCCGTCTGATTTAGATATTGAAGAGGCTTTATTTAAGAAATTTAAAATGCAAGGCTTGCTATTAGAGGATAAGCAAATAGCCCAAATGATGGATATTCATATGGATGGTGGAATAAGTAAGATCGTCCCTGCAGGACTGAAAAAGACGGGAGAGTTCCGCAAGGGCTCTCATACGGCAGAAAAAGAGACGTTCCAGCAATTACAAGGACACATCCGAGCGTTAATGACGGACGCTGGCTTAAGTATGACAAATGGAACAGTAGATTTAAACCCATTTCAGCAGAAGCAACAGACCGCTTGCACGTACTGTTCCTTCCGTTCCGTATGTCAGTTTGATCCGACACTGAAAGAAAACAATTATCGTAGATTACAAGATATGAAAGACGAAGATGTATTAGAAGCAATTCGAAGAAAGGACGATCAGTAA
- the addA gene encoding helicase-exonuclease AddAB subunit AddA — MPQWTKEQEEAIYSHGSHILVAAAAGSGKTAVLVERIIQKLLNKENPIDIDRLLVVTFTNAAAQEMRNRVGEALEKSLEQNPGSHHLKKQLSLLQQASISTLHSFCLDVVKKHAYLLDIDPGFRIADDIEADMIRQEVMEELFEDWYAKEDEEQAAFFQVVDRFSNDRSDLEVEELISTLFHFAMQHPSPDAWLDEMASMYEVSEDADESSIPWLSIIKREVGSQLQAMQTEAEVALALTKESDGPYQYAEAIEVDLQMIQEAKAKLAMSWDELRDTLLGRSFPALSRKKMDCSDEKKEKTKKLRDSYKKRWKSLAEDWFSRQLSSYLQDMNELYPTMKQLTVLVRDFKERYETMKKEKALVDFSDLEHYCLHILMDESSQPGDWKPSSVAREFKQKFTEILVDEYQDTNLVQETILSLISDQEHAGNMFMVGDVKQSIYRFRHAEPSLFLNKYKQFAEEAHPGKRIDLARNFRSREQVLSATNYIFRQLLNEEVGEMNYEKDAELIYANKIYDELTLQNAEAELVIIDRETNEEKDQQDGEEDFQDLEKAQLEARAYGQRIKGWIGNDSHPPLKVVDKATGTQRDIQYRDIVILLRSMTWAPTIVEELKKQGIPVYAELSTGYFEAIEVKVMLSVLKVIDNPKQDIPLAAVLRSPIVGLNEEDLAQIRLNRKQDSYYDALITFETEDSDKRQKLQQFRTQLQEWRRRARQGSLSDLIWQIYRETGYYDFVGGIPGGRQRQANLRALYDRARSYEATSFRGLFRFLRFIERMEERGDDLGAARALGEQEDVVRIMTIHKSKGLEFPIVILGAMDKQFNEQDLKQKYLLHKDLGFGSKYIDPVKRIMYPTLAYHALKKEKQRELLAEEMRVLYVALTRAKEKLVMVGNVASFEKKQEKWQEIIDHPEWVLPPHYRLETKSYLDWVAPSLIRHVANEKLRNVDLTIQVPEDIRQDQSSWNVEIVHGSELANLKEEDAEKDFDLQEVITEWKPVPNLDAEVDEEVNRILSFEYEHKLAAVHRAKQSVTELKRQRQLQDEFSDHQLIEAYKTPIVKRPRFMQKQKSLTASEKGSALHTVMQHLPLTKVWTAAEINEMVVSYVTKEILTEEEAETINAQDIITFLESELGQQVIQAEEVHREIPFSFVLPAHEVYADWQGETDEQVLIQGVIDCAIPHQDGWMIIDYKTDAMPNQITDSVIQKYGNRYETQLTLYGRALEEIWRKPVYEKYLYFFNGPFQVKM, encoded by the coding sequence ATGCCGCAGTGGACGAAGGAACAAGAAGAGGCAATTTATTCGCATGGCAGTCATATTCTAGTAGCTGCTGCAGCTGGTTCTGGAAAAACGGCTGTTCTCGTAGAACGAATTATTCAGAAGTTATTAAACAAAGAAAATCCAATTGATATTGACCGTTTACTTGTTGTGACGTTTACAAATGCAGCAGCACAAGAAATGCGAAATAGAGTTGGAGAAGCCTTAGAAAAATCATTAGAACAGAATCCAGGCTCTCATCATTTAAAAAAGCAGCTTTCCTTATTGCAGCAGGCATCCATTTCAACTCTGCACTCGTTCTGTTTAGATGTTGTGAAGAAACATGCATACTTGCTAGATATTGATCCAGGTTTCCGAATTGCGGATGACATTGAAGCAGATATGATTCGTCAAGAAGTAATGGAAGAGTTGTTTGAAGATTGGTATGCGAAGGAAGACGAAGAGCAAGCAGCTTTCTTTCAGGTTGTTGATCGTTTTTCTAACGACAGAAGTGACTTGGAAGTAGAGGAATTAATCTCTACTTTATTCCACTTTGCGATGCAACATCCATCACCGGATGCATGGTTGGATGAAATGGCGAGCATGTACGAAGTCAGCGAGGATGCAGATGAGTCCTCTATTCCCTGGCTGTCTATTATTAAAAGAGAAGTAGGCAGCCAGCTACAGGCGATGCAAACGGAAGCGGAAGTCGCCCTAGCGTTAACAAAGGAAAGTGACGGTCCATACCAATATGCTGAGGCGATTGAAGTAGATTTACAAATGATCCAAGAAGCGAAGGCAAAACTGGCAATGTCTTGGGATGAACTGCGAGACACGTTGTTAGGACGAAGCTTTCCTGCTTTATCTCGTAAAAAGATGGATTGTTCGGATGAAAAGAAAGAGAAAACAAAGAAACTCCGTGACTCTTATAAAAAAAGATGGAAAAGCTTAGCGGAGGATTGGTTTTCCCGTCAGCTTTCATCGTACTTGCAAGATATGAATGAGCTTTATCCAACCATGAAACAGCTTACGGTGCTTGTTCGTGACTTCAAAGAACGCTATGAAACAATGAAGAAGGAAAAAGCACTAGTTGATTTTTCTGATTTAGAGCATTACTGCTTGCACATTTTAATGGATGAATCCTCTCAACCGGGGGATTGGAAGCCATCCAGCGTAGCCAGAGAGTTTAAGCAAAAGTTTACCGAGATACTCGTAGATGAATATCAGGATACTAACCTTGTTCAAGAAACTATTCTATCTCTCATTTCAGACCAAGAGCATGCGGGAAATATGTTCATGGTTGGAGATGTAAAACAAAGTATCTATCGCTTTCGTCATGCCGAACCGAGCTTGTTCTTGAATAAGTACAAGCAATTTGCCGAGGAAGCCCATCCTGGTAAACGAATCGATTTAGCAAGAAATTTCCGGAGTAGAGAGCAAGTGTTATCTGCGACAAACTATATTTTTAGACAGCTTCTTAATGAAGAAGTTGGGGAAATGAATTACGAGAAAGATGCAGAGCTCATTTATGCTAATAAAATTTATGATGAATTAACGCTACAAAATGCTGAAGCGGAATTAGTCATCATCGACCGTGAGACGAACGAAGAAAAAGACCAGCAGGACGGCGAAGAGGATTTTCAAGATTTAGAGAAAGCACAGCTAGAAGCAAGAGCCTATGGTCAGCGTATTAAAGGGTGGATTGGGAATGACAGTCACCCCCCTTTAAAAGTCGTGGATAAAGCGACTGGAACACAACGAGATATTCAATACCGCGATATCGTCATCCTACTGCGATCCATGACATGGGCACCAACGATTGTTGAAGAATTAAAAAAACAAGGAATTCCAGTATATGCGGAGCTTTCCACTGGCTATTTTGAAGCCATTGAAGTAAAAGTAATGCTCAGTGTCTTAAAGGTTATTGATAATCCAAAGCAGGATATTCCATTAGCCGCGGTTTTACGTTCTCCGATTGTTGGACTAAATGAAGAAGACTTAGCCCAAATTCGTTTAAACCGTAAGCAAGATAGCTACTATGATGCGTTAATTACGTTTGAAACAGAGGATTCAGATAAAAGGCAAAAGCTACAACAATTTAGGACGCAGCTCCAAGAGTGGAGAAGAAGAGCTCGCCAAGGTTCTTTATCTGATTTGATTTGGCAAATTTATCGAGAAACCGGTTATTATGATTTTGTTGGTGGAATCCCTGGTGGCAGACAAAGACAGGCGAACCTTCGGGCACTCTATGATCGGGCAAGAAGCTATGAAGCTACATCGTTCCGAGGGTTATTTCGATTCCTGCGTTTTATCGAGCGAATGGAGGAACGAGGGGATGACCTGGGAGCAGCTCGTGCACTTGGAGAGCAAGAAGACGTTGTCCGAATTATGACCATCCATAAGAGTAAAGGATTAGAGTTTCCAATCGTTATTCTTGGCGCAATGGATAAGCAATTCAATGAACAAGATTTAAAGCAAAAGTACTTGTTGCACAAGGATTTAGGGTTTGGCAGCAAGTATATTGACCCGGTGAAACGGATTATGTATCCAACTCTAGCTTACCATGCACTTAAAAAAGAAAAGCAAAGAGAATTGCTAGCAGAAGAGATGCGCGTGCTTTATGTAGCCCTAACAAGAGCCAAGGAAAAACTTGTGATGGTAGGAAATGTCGCGTCCTTTGAGAAAAAACAGGAAAAATGGCAAGAGATTATCGATCATCCGGAGTGGGTACTTCCTCCTCATTATCGATTAGAAACGAAAAGCTATTTAGATTGGGTAGCGCCTTCGCTAATTCGTCATGTAGCAAACGAAAAGCTCCGAAATGTGGATCTAACTATTCAAGTTCCAGAAGACATTCGTCAGGATCAATCTTCTTGGAACGTAGAGATTGTCCATGGTAGTGAGCTTGCTAATCTGAAGGAAGAGGATGCAGAGAAAGACTTCGATTTACAGGAAGTTATTACAGAATGGAAGCCGGTCCCAAATTTAGACGCAGAGGTAGACGAAGAAGTGAATCGAATCTTATCCTTCGAATACGAGCACAAACTAGCAGCTGTCCATCGGGCCAAACAATCGGTGACGGAGCTTAAAAGACAAAGACAATTACAAGATGAATTTAGTGATCACCAATTAATCGAGGCTTATAAAACACCGATTGTGAAACGACCACGTTTCATGCAAAAACAAAAATCGTTAACAGCATCGGAAAAAGGTAGTGCACTTCATACAGTGATGCAGCACCTTCCATTGACAAAGGTATGGACCGCAGCAGAAATTAATGAGATGGTCGTTTCCTATGTAACCAAGGAAATATTGACGGAGGAAGAAGCGGAAACAATTAACGCACAGGACATCATTACATTTTTAGAATCAGAGCTCGGTCAACAAGTCATTCAAGCTGAAGAAGTTCATCGAGAAATACCGTTCAGCTTTGTACTACCGGCACATGAGGTTTATGCGGATTGGCAAGGTGAAACGGATGAGCAGGTGTTAATTCAAGGGGTTATCGACTGTGCTATTCCTCATCAAGATGGTTGGATGATTATCGACTATAAAACAGACGCCATGCCAAACCAGATAACGGATTCTGTAATTCAAAAGTACGGTAATCGGTATGAAACACAACTTACCTTATATGGAAGAGCACTTGAAGAGATTTGGAGAAAACCAGTTTACGAGAAATATTTATATTTCTTTAATGGACCATTTCAGGTGAAAATGTAA
- a CDS encoding spore germination protein has product MPSAVGPLKINSVSGGVVNFGDSFYLAPKSTSKTAAGSGGFNTGDFINTNNGWSSTVTNDPDAADQNVSANA; this is encoded by the coding sequence ATGCCATCCGCAGTAGGACCGTTAAAAATAAATAGTGTAAGTGGTGGAGTTGTAAATTTTGGAGATAGTTTTTATCTAGCTCCAAAAAGCACATCCAAAACTGCTGCAGGTTCAGGAGGATTTAATACAGGGGATTTTATTAATACAAACAATGGATGGAGTTCAACCGTTACAAATGACCCTGATGCCGCCGATCAAAACGTCTCAGCAAATGCATAG
- a CDS encoding spore germination protein GerPE codes for MKKRISRVRKVTIATISYSSFFEVGDASAFQPKTNAIAVQKSGRPHSTDKGFPFERYSIFSEEVQVKGLPLTPFSYSSNHHQPFIDVNQVQVLGVSSSSLYQIGSLNRIEAESRIKHIRILSPQQ; via the coding sequence ATGAAAAAAAGAATATCTCGAGTTCGGAAGGTTACGATTGCAACTATCTCTTATAGTTCTTTCTTTGAAGTAGGAGATGCGTCTGCTTTTCAACCAAAAACCAATGCTATAGCTGTTCAAAAATCTGGTCGACCTCATTCGACAGACAAGGGCTTTCCCTTTGAACGTTACTCCATATTTTCAGAAGAGGTTCAAGTCAAAGGACTGCCGTTAACTCCATTTTCATATTCTAGCAATCATCATCAGCCCTTTATTGATGTAAATCAAGTTCAGGTTCTTGGTGTTTCCTCTTCTTCTCTTTACCAAATCGGGAGCCTAAATCGTATTGAAGCTGAGTCTAGGATTAAGCACATTCGTATTTTAAGTCCGCAACAATAA
- a CDS encoding spore gernimation protein GerPD yields MKLEVHNWDLQVGDVQITGVSSSSLFLIGDMEEANLVSYYDTPPDSYIAGSLVPLGGGTFQR; encoded by the coding sequence ATGAAACTTGAAGTTCATAACTGGGATTTACAGGTTGGCGATGTCCAAATAACTGGTGTTTCCTCTTCCTCTCTCTTTTTAATTGGGGATATGGAAGAAGCAAACCTAGTATCCTATTACGACACTCCTCCTGACTCGTATATTGCTGGTTCACTCGTTCCTTTAGGAGGAGGGACGTTCCAAAGATGA
- the gerPC gene encoding spore germination protein GerPC, translated as MYYYNWNDYLQQLHTYVGEQQRKIDDLEQRVLALENDKKQHTVVEKLEYNFDQLKIERLDGTLHIGLSPEELSSMDSTALQIPPRRNEPNSLEARDPILQQLHTYVNKELPNRIQQLSKEYQVPIDDNFEKEILTDIRTQLSGRLAYYRKEQTPEHSLYPVISQEIDHSLQQFFIRELEKGDSNNET; from the coding sequence TTGTATTATTACAATTGGAATGATTACTTACAACAATTACACACGTACGTAGGCGAACAACAAAGAAAAATTGATGATTTAGAGCAGCGAGTCCTCGCTTTAGAAAATGATAAGAAGCAACATACGGTAGTGGAAAAATTAGAGTACAATTTTGACCAATTAAAAATTGAACGTCTCGATGGAACACTCCATATCGGATTAAGTCCTGAAGAACTTTCTTCCATGGATTCGACCGCATTACAGATCCCACCAAGACGAAACGAACCTAATAGCCTAGAAGCACGAGATCCAATTCTTCAACAGCTCCATACTTATGTAAACAAGGAACTACCTAACAGAATCCAACAATTATCCAAAGAGTATCAGGTTCCAATAGACGATAACTTTGAAAAGGAAATACTGACAGACATAAGAACTCAACTGTCCGGACGGTTGGCCTACTATAGAAAAGAACAAACTCCAGAGCACTCTCTCTATCCAGTTATTAGCCAGGAAATTGACCACTCTCTTCAGCAATTCTTTATAAGAGAGCTGGAAAAAGGGGATAGCAATAATGAAACTTGA
- a CDS encoding spore germination protein GerPB, with translation MNITVYQNIHINILRVQTVSNSSVLQIGTSGQINAKADLYNTGGFVGLAEDALTEDQLEGPIVPLAPPS, from the coding sequence ATGAACATCACTGTCTATCAGAACATTCACATTAACATATTAAGGGTACAAACTGTATCCAATTCTTCCGTTTTACAGATTGGAACCTCTGGGCAAATTAATGCGAAAGCAGACTTATATAACACTGGTGGCTTTGTTGGGCTTGCAGAGGATGCTTTAACAGAAGATCAATTAGAAGGTCCTATTGTTCCACTTGCTCCACCTTCCTAA
- a CDS encoding spore germination protein, with amino-acid sequence MPAVVGAIKVITVSSSSIFNVGDVYAMNPESYVKTFAGGGSFNTGNGIYIDLNRSTTIVRDTDNIDQPIVDEGGI; translated from the coding sequence GTGCCAGCTGTAGTTGGAGCCATTAAAGTGATTACCGTATCGTCATCCAGTATTTTTAATGTGGGGGATGTATATGCGATGAACCCCGAATCCTATGTCAAAACATTTGCTGGTGGCGGTTCTTTCAATACAGGAAATGGTATTTATATCGACTTAAATCGATCCACAACTATCGTAAGGGACACAGATAATATTGACCAGCCAATAGTGGATGAAGGAGGAATTTGA